GAGAACAATCAAATTGAAGCAGATTTCTTGATCAATATTACTTTGGTTCTAATGCAAGACGGTAAGGGCTGGCGAATTGCACATTTACATGCCAGCCGCTCACACGATGATGATTTTGAGTTTCCGAACGATCAACACGAACTGCACTAGCTTTTTCTTTTCTCGTTTTGTTCTTCGCGGTATTGATTCTGAAACGCTCGTAAGCGGGCATCAATCACTGAGCCTAAGTAAAAGTCAGTTCCAGCAGCGGCACGTGCAATTTTTAACTGCTCAATAGCAGATGGCCAGGCACCCTCGGTAGCAAACTTTTCAGCAAGAGCGTAATGCCGTAGACCGATCTTTTTATCTTGGTCATAAGCACTTGCTAATAACTCCCACCAAATTGTTTCATTGGGTTGAGCTTTTGTTTTAGCACGAAGAAGTGTGATCGCATCATTCGTTCGACCTAATTTGAGCTCTGCCTTAACCATAGCTACAACTGCAGAAAAAGAATATGGATCAGCTTTAGCAGCATTTTGTGCAAACTGCAAAGCATCTTCTGCCTTTCCTCTCGCCAAGGCCAATTCTGAGGCAGTGTAATCAAAGGATAGGCTTTGACGCTGCACTGGAGAACCTGGTGCGAGTACATTCTGCGCTACAGCGCGCGCCTTTTGTAAAAAACCCTCCGCCTGCTCAAGACGACCCTGTTTCTGGGCAACCAACGCTAAGCCATAAAAGCCCTCCATTTGCTTCTCAGGGGCAGCTTGCTTGGAATAACTCTCAAACACATTGCGTAGGTCAAACAAACCACTTGAGCTATCACTTTGCTCAACCCGCGCCCGCGCTTTAACTAAGTAAAACTCCAAGGTACTGGGAACCCGACTTTGTTGAACTGTGCGAGCACGATCTTGCATATCTGCAATGCGGTCGATCGTTAGTGGATGTGTACGTACGTATGCAGGTACGCCGCTATCCATGACGCCGTAGAATTTTTGCAGGCGCTGAAAAAATGCTGGGGCACCATTTACATCATAACCACTAGCCTGAAGTATCTGAAAACCAATACGATCGGATTCGCGTTCTGCATCGCGTGAGTATGAGAGTTGATTTTGAATCGCCAAGGCTTGACCCCCAGTAATTAATCCAGCAGCAGCACTTGGATTACTTGCGGCAGCCAATGCACCAAGAACAATACCTGCCAAGGCAATAATTGAATTTGTGCCCTGACGCTCTAGAGACCGAGCGATGTGGCGTTGTAAAACGTGTCCGATCTCATGCCCCATCACAGAAGCTACCTCAGAGTCGGTCTCTGCAGTAATTAACAAACCCGTATGAAAGCCAATAAACCCACCAGGTAACGCAAAGGCATTAATCGATGGATCTTTGATTGCAAAAACCTCATAGTCATACGCAGCACTCCCCTGAGCGTTGGCGCCGCCCAATTGCAATCGTTTGGCAGCTTGCATTAAGCGGCGCTCCATTTGATTAAGGTAGTCGTAGATTGGCCAATCATTTGAGAAATCCCGATCACGCCGAATCTCGCGCATGATTTGCTCGCCGATCTTACGCTCATCCAAAGGGCTGAGCGCATCTCCACCCGGATCACCCATATCAGGCAATATAAGTGTGGGTTGAGATTGCAGGGTATTACGGGTTGGTAAATTGGGGGAGCGGGCCTCAGGTGACTGGACGACGCGCCCCAAGTTTTGCTGAGCGGCTGAGTCTTGTTGAACGGAAACTCCGCTCTGTTGGGCAAAAGAGGGAGCACTCAAGATTAAACTTAAGTGAAGTGCCAAAATACGTTTCAATTGCATACCCATCCCTCTATGGTAAAACCTTAGCTATGAACAAACTGACGCACTTTGATTCCAGTGGACAAGCCCACATGGTAAACGTTGGCGATAAAGCCTCCACCCACCGAATAGCCATTGCTAGTGGTTGCATTCAAATGCATCCTACCACCTATGAGCTTATTCAGGCAGGCGGTCATAAAAAAGGGGATGTCCTTGGAATAGCCCGAATTGCAGGCATTCAGGCCTCCAAGAAGACCTCCGATTTGATCCCCCTCTGCCACCCTCTTGCCCTAACGCATGTCAGCGTAGAATTTGAGTCCACGCCTACAACCAACATCATTCGATGCACAGTGAGGGCAGAAACAACTGGGCAGACCGGCGTAGAAATGGAAGCCCTCACAGCAGTCCAAGTTGCTCTCCTCACAATCTACGATATGTGCAAAGCAGTCGATCGTGGCATGGTCATGAGTGATATTAAATTACTAGAAAAGAGCGGTGGTAAATCTGGAGAGTGGAAGGCGAGTAAGTAACCAAAAGTATATATAGCAATAACAGGGGCAATAAAAAATTTTGGCGCAATCCTGACCTACCAAGAAATAGGTAAATAGTAACTTTTTGAAACCAAGGCTACAAGAAGCAAACCCGCATTACCCACAAAGGGCAACAAGTAATTTTAAGCACTTACTAACTAAATAATAGAGATATGATCTGGCTCTAAACCAGCTTGATATCGGTCATACATCTGGATATAGGCTGCTTCAAGATTTTTAGTAAAAAGCGGTGTATCAAATAAGGGGGTAGTCAAGCGATTGTTAGCCAGCTTCAATTTAATCTTTGCAAGTTTCTGAGGATTCGTGGCTAACTCAATTGCTAAGGCTTCATACTGCTCTTGATTCGTTGTAATGAGCTCAGGTAAGTCAATCGCATTCAAAAGACTCGCTGCTACCCGACTGGCGAACGACTGACCCATGAGCGTTAATACTGGTAGTCCAGTCCATAGGGCATCACTAGCAGTTGTTCCAGCGTTATACGGAAAAGTATCTAAAAATAAATCGCAAACTTGATAGCGAGTCAGATATTCACTATAAGAAATATGCTCACCAAAGACTAATCTAGAACAATCAACACCTCTGACTCTTGCTTCCTTTATAAGATTAGCTTTTGACCACTTACTATCAGCATAAAGAAAAAGTATACTACCATCCACCGCCTTCAAAATATGCATCCAGCTATCAAAGGTAGCGGGCAAAAACTTGTAGTTATTATTAAAGCAGCAAAAAATAATTCCCGCGCTGGGAAGCCCAAATCCTGTACGTGTAAATTTCTTATCGGAGATAGCACGTTTTCGATCATTTGCTTGGTAGTTTGGCAGACGTACAATTTTTTCTGCATAGAAATGGTCAAACCCACTAGGAATTATGGTTTTATCTGCTACCAAATAATCGTAATACTCAGCGCCTATTGTTCCTAAATACCCAATATAACTTAACTGAATAGGGGCCGCTCTACAAGCAAAAATACCTACTCGAGCGCTATCGGTATGCCCACCTAAATCAACTGCAATATCAATTTCTAAGTGTCTCGAAAGTTGGGCAATTTGCTGATCAGACTTTGTTTTTACATCTATAAATAGATCGAAAGCCTGTTCTAAGCGTGAACGCAGTAGAGTTTGACTGTCGACACCAAAAGAAAAGGCAACAATTTCAAATCTATTTTTATCGTGTAGCTCAAATAGTTCTGCGGTTAAGAATGCAACAGGATGCTCTCTAAAATCGCCAGAAAAATATCCAACTCGGATTTTCTCTTTTTGGGAGTATTTATGGTTTAGACCTAAAATATCGTTATGTGGATATTTGGATAAAGTATAAATTTCAGCAGCTTTTTTATGAAATAAAGTATTATCAGTAAAACCAAGGGCAGGAAATGGTCTTAAAACTCTTTTATTGGTCATTACGCTATTAGAAAGCTCATCAAAATCATCATTAAAATGCGACCAATCACATATTTTCATTTTAGTATGGAGTAAATCACCAAAGACCCATTCAATATCATTCTTTAAAGTGAGTGCCTTATCGAAGCAAGAAATTACCTCGTCGTAGCGTTTAAGCGCATTTAGTGTGACTCCTTTGTTATACCAACCCTCTGCATAATTCGGCTTTAAACTTAAAGCCTTATCGTGGTTTGTAATTGCTTCATCATAGCGTTTGGTTTCATATAAGGCATTTCCTTTGTTCGACCAACCCTCGGCAAAGTCGGGCTTTAGACTTAAAGCATTAGTAAAGTGTTCAATTGCCTCATCATATTGTTTGATTTCATATAGAGTATTTCCTTTATTTGACCAGATTTCTGCAAAGTCAGGCTTTAGACTTATGGCTATATCGAAGTGTGTAATTGCCTCTGCATAACGCTGAATTTGATGCAATGCAATGCCCTTATTGATCAGCGCCTCAACATAATCTGGTGTCAGTTTTAGTGCCTCATCAAAACAATCCAAGGCTTGTAAATATTGACTTAAATCTAATAACGTTTTTCCATAACTAAGCCAAGCTCTTGGATTTTTTGGAGCTAGTTCTACTGCTTTTTTGTGATGAGGTATCGAATCCCAAAGATTGCCTAAGTCATGCAAACTTTTAGCTAAGTTATATTGAATAGCAGCATCATTTGGTTGAATGCTTGTAGCTTTCTTTAAATAATCAGATGCTTCTTTATAATTTGCTTGTGTAACTCTAATTAATCCGAAAATACTCAATGCAGAGTAGTTTTTTGGATCTACCTTCAAGA
This genomic interval from Polynucleobacter sp. UK-FUSCHL-C3 contains the following:
- a CDS encoding M48 family metalloprotease, whose amino-acid sequence is MQLKRILALHLSLILSAPSFAQQSGVSVQQDSAAQQNLGRVVQSPEARSPNLPTRNTLQSQPTLILPDMGDPGGDALSPLDERKIGEQIMREIRRDRDFSNDWPIYDYLNQMERRLMQAAKRLQLGGANAQGSAAYDYEVFAIKDPSINAFALPGGFIGFHTGLLITAETDSEVASVMGHEIGHVLQRHIARSLERQGTNSIIALAGIVLGALAAASNPSAAAGLITGGQALAIQNQLSYSRDAERESDRIGFQILQASGYDVNGAPAFFQRLQKFYGVMDSGVPAYVRTHPLTIDRIADMQDRARTVQQSRVPSTLEFYLVKARARVEQSDSSSGLFDLRNVFESYSKQAAPEKQMEGFYGLALVAQKQGRLEQAEGFLQKARAVAQNVLAPGSPVQRQSLSFDYTASELALARGKAEDALQFAQNAAKADPYSFSAVVAMVKAELKLGRTNDAITLLRAKTKAQPNETIWWELLASAYDQDKKIGLRHYALAEKFATEGAWPSAIEQLKIARAAAGTDFYLGSVIDARLRAFQNQYREEQNEKRKS
- the moaC gene encoding cyclic pyranopterin monophosphate synthase MoaC yields the protein MNKLTHFDSSGQAHMVNVGDKASTHRIAIASGCIQMHPTTYELIQAGGHKKGDVLGIARIAGIQASKKTSDLIPLCHPLALTHVSVEFESTPTTNIIRCTVRAETTGQTGVEMEALTAVQVALLTIYDMCKAVDRGMVMSDIKLLEKSGGKSGEWKASK
- a CDS encoding tetratricopeptide repeat protein: MNPQLQIMLSQAIQAFETGNFERAESIIKKILKVDPKNYSALSIFGLIRVTQANYKEASDYLKKATSIQPNDAAIQYNLAKSLHDLGNLWDSIPHHKKAVELAPKNPRAWLSYGKTLLDLSQYLQALDCFDEALKLTPDYVEALINKGIALHQIQRYAEAITHFDIAISLKPDFAEIWSNKGNTLYEIKQYDEAIEHFTNALSLKPDFAEGWSNKGNALYETKRYDEAITNHDKALSLKPNYAEGWYNKGVTLNALKRYDEVISCFDKALTLKNDIEWVFGDLLHTKMKICDWSHFNDDFDELSNSVMTNKRVLRPFPALGFTDNTLFHKKAAEIYTLSKYPHNDILGLNHKYSQKEKIRVGYFSGDFREHPVAFLTAELFELHDKNRFEIVAFSFGVDSQTLLRSRLEQAFDLFIDVKTKSDQQIAQLSRHLEIDIAVDLGGHTDSARVGIFACRAAPIQLSYIGYLGTIGAEYYDYLVADKTIIPSGFDHFYAEKIVRLPNYQANDRKRAISDKKFTRTGFGLPSAGIIFCCFNNNYKFLPATFDSWMHILKAVDGSILFLYADSKWSKANLIKEARVRGVDCSRLVFGEHISYSEYLTRYQVCDLFLDTFPYNAGTTASDALWTGLPVLTLMGQSFASRVAASLLNAIDLPELITTNQEQYEALAIELATNPQKLAKIKLKLANNRLTTPLFDTPLFTKNLEAAYIQMYDRYQAGLEPDHISII